The sequence GGACCAATGAACGTCTGGCGCATTTTGGTCGCCCCGCACTTAGCGCCGCCGTATTTGCCGGGCCGGGGGCCGGTATATTCATCAGCGGTATGCTCGCTGTGCTTATCCATAGTTATGAGTTATCAGCGGCACAGGCCTGGATCCTGTATGGCGTATTGGCACTGGTTATTATTGCCGCCATAAGTATCAATCTGCCACGGAGTGGGGAGCTGCATCGCCCCCATATTGCTGCGGTTCCGCTGATCTTAACCCCGGCGCTAAAACGTCTGGTTTGGAGCTACAGTCTGGCGGGATTTGGCTATATTCTGCCCGCCACTTTTCTGTCACAAATGGCCAGCGCGCGTTTTCCCGACAGCCTATTTGCTCAGTTCGTTTGGCCGGTGTTCGGCGGGGCGGCAGTCATCGGGATCACTATCGGTATTCTGACTCGCCACTGTTTGACCGCACAGACGCGTCTGGCGCTGACATTATGGGTTCAGGCGCTGGGCGTACTCTGTGCCGAGTTAGTTCCTGGAGTCAGTGGGTTGGCATTAGGCGCACTATTGACCGGCGGCGGCTTCCTCAGTGTGGTTCAGCTCTCATTGCAGCATGGCCGTGAGTTGGCACCAGAACATACCCGCTATATGGCTGGGTTGTTGACCACGGGTTATGCCATTGGGCAGTTGGTCGGCCCGATACTGTCGGCTATCTCAACCGCATTAACCCATCGGCTGGAACCGGCGCTCTATGTGGCGGTGGTCGCGCTGGTGATTGCCGGTGCACTGGTGATTAAAACCCCGGCTCGCGCCCGTGAAGCGGTGGTGGTGGGATGATTGGCGGCTAAGGGATAAGCCGAGACTGGCGCTCATCATGACAGAGAGAACCATTGGATATGAATAACAATCACTGGATAATCATTTTGCTCTCAACTACAGTGTGGTGCAAAATCTGGGTGTGATCTGCATCATGTTTATCTCGTCCGGACGCGTAGCCTGTTGGAGAAAAGAATGTCATCGCTAAGTAAAGAAGCTGAGCTGGTTCATGAAGCGCTGCTGGCTCGTGGCCTCGAAACCCCATTGCGCAAGCAAGAGTTAGATGCCGAAACGCGCAAGACTTTGATTCAAGAGCATATGACCCAAGTCATGCAATTATTGAATCTGGATTTAACTGACGACAGCTTGGCTGATACGCCAAGACGTATTGCCAAAATGTATGTTGATGAGATTTTCTCCGGACTGGATTACGAAAATTTCCCCAAAATCACCTTGATTGAGAATAAAATGAAGGTCGATGAGATGGTCACGGTACGGGATATCACCCTCACCAGCACCTGCGAACATCATTTTGTGACTATCGATGGTAAAGCCACGGTGGCGTATATTCCTAAAGATAGCGTGATTGGGTTATCCAAAATCAACCGCATCGTGCAGTTCTTCGCCCAGCGCCCGCAAGTGCAGGAGCGATTGACGCAGCAAATTCTGCTGGCGTTACAGACGCTATTGGGCACAAATAATGTCGCTGTTTCGATTGATGCGGTGCATTATTGTGTCAAAGCACGGGGCATCCGTGATGCAACCAGTGCCACCACCACCACATCATTAGGCGGATTATTCAAATCCAGCCAGAATACTCGCCAGGAATTCCTGCGCGCTGTTCGTCATAATAGCTAATATCACCACGGCTAATTAGCCTTTTGTCACAGCGGGCACCAATGGGTGCCCATGCACAGGATGTCGGGTATGCGTCAACGCATCGCAACGTTAGACAGTGCGCGCGGGCTGGCCATTCTTGGCATTCTGCTGCTCAATATCAGCGCCTTTGGCCTGCCAAAGGCCGCTTATCTAAATCCCGCTTATCTGGGTCTCCCCTCACTGTCTGATAGCTGGAGTTGGGCCATTCTCGATATTGTGGCGCAGGCGAAGTTTTTGTCCATTTTTGCCATTTTATTTGGCGCGGGCCTTGAACTGCTGCTTAAGCGGGGTAAGGGCTGGATACGGGCGCGCCTCTCCTTGCTGCTCTTACTGGGATTGATTCACGGCATCTTCTTCTGGGATGGAGACATCTTATTTGCTTATGGTTTGATTGGCCTGGTGTGTTGGCGAATGATCCGTGATGCTAAAGATGCCGCCAGCTTACTGCGTACTGGTGCGGTGCTTTACCTGCTCGGGGTCGCGGTACTATTGCTACTGGGATTTGTCACCAGCGGAGAGCCGGGCCGCTTCTGGCAACCGGGGCCAGCAGATCTGCAATATGAGCAATTCTGGAAGCTGCAAGGGGGGATGGAGGCGTGGAAGAATCGGCTGGATCTGTTGTCATCCAATTTGATCGCCATCGGCGCGCAATATGGCTGGGAACTGGCAGGCTCCATGCTATTTGGTGCAGGATTAATGCGCTCCGGCTGGCTGCGCGGCGAGTTCAGCTTACACCACTACCGGCTGATTGCAGCATGGTTGATACCGCTTTCATTGCTGATCCAGATACCGGGAGTGGCGCTGCAATGGGCTGTCGGCTGGGATTACCGCTGGACGGGCTTTTTGCTGCAAGTCCCCCGTGAGTTAGGTGCGCCATTACAGGCGCTGGGGTATCTGGCACTACTCTATGGCTTCTGGCCGACATTGTCCGGCTTGCGTGTTAGCCATTGGCTGTCACAGGTTGGCCGAATGGCGCTAAGCAACTATTTGCTGCAAACATTGATATGCACGCTGCTCTTCTATCACTTCGGCTTATACCAGCAACTTGACCGCTTGCAGTTGCTGGCAGTAGTGCCGCTGGTCTGGCTGTGTAACATTCTCTTCTCTCTGTTTTGGCTAGGTTATTTTTCCCAAGGGCCGGTCGAATGGCTATGGCGAAAATTGACTGCATATGCCTGTGGTCAATCGTTACAACCTCGCAACACTAAGCCCTGAATACGTCCACAAGATAAAAATGATGAGCGGGTTACAAATTTGTATGTAAACGTTTTCTTTCTTGTGACGTATTTCACGTGGCAAATTCAACAAACTGGGTAGGATAGGCCACCTGCCATGCCCAGTGGATCACCAAGCGCATGGTGACTTATTGATAGGGTAAGGTCATGGCCGCTCTGCATTCATCTGGCAACAGTATTACTATTCGCGATGTGGCCTCACGGGCTGGCGTTTCGTTGGCGACGGTATCGCGAGTTCTCAATAATAGCGCGGCTATCCGGCCAGAAACCCGTGCCGCAGTGCTGAAAGCGGTGTCTGAACTGGGTTACCGCCCGAATGCCAATGCGCAGGCGCTGGCGACACAAACTAGTGACACGGTTGGTGTGGTGGTGATGGATGTTTCAGATCCCTTTTTTGGTGCCTTGGTGAAAGCGGTAGACACTGTTGCTCAACGGCACCAAAAATACGTGCTGATCGGCAATAGTTACCATCAGGCCGACAAAGAGCGTCATGCTATTGAGGTGCTACTCCGTCAGCGGTGTAACTCGTTGGTTGTGCACGCTAAGGCATTGAGTGACGGCGAGTTAATCGGCTTTTTAGAGCAAGTTCCCGGTATGGTTCTGATTAATCGAATTATTCCTGGGTTTGAGCATCGCTGTGTAGGATTAGACAATGTTAGCGGTGCGCAAATGGCGTGCCGGTTGTTGCTCAAACAGGGCCATCAACGTATTGGTTTCCTCGGTTCAAATCACCCTATTGATGATGTCATGCAGCGCCAGACCGGCTACCGGAATGCACTTGAGGCTGCCGGTATCACTGCTCTCGATAGTTGGCGCGCCTATGGCACGCCAGACCTGGCAGGGGGGGAGCGCGCTATGATTGATTTGTTGGGGCGCAATTTACAGCTCAGTGCGGTGTTCGCCTATAACGACTCAATGGCTGCTGGCGCATTGGCTGCGCTGAAAGAGAACGGTATCAGTGTCCCTGAGCAGTTCTCGCTGGTGGGCTTTGATGACATCCCCATTGCGCGCTATACCAGCCCCAAACTCAGCACAATCCGCTATCCAATTGTTTCTATGGCAACTTTAGCCACAGAATTGGCTCTGGCCGGTGCAAATCACCCCCTAGATCCTCAGGCGACCTACTGCTTTACACCGACGCTGGTGCCACGGCACTCTGTCGCAATTTGTGGCGGCGCTCACTAGTTAGATATTTATTCTTGTGTAACCGTTTTCAATCTGTGAGAAAATTCACAGATTCTTAACAACGAGCCGTCTATGCTCTAGCTGTTTTCTACCTGAATGTATCAATATGTCATCGGTTGCCGGATAAAAAAACAGACGGTAGCGGGTTTTAGAATAGCGATTTACAGACATGTGTTCCGCAAACAACTTGTTTGTAAATGACATGGTTTATGACGACTCAGGCGGCTTTTTCGGAGTGGAGTGCGCTCAAGGACGATATATATTCAGTGTCAGCCGCTTTACGACAGTTTTCTCTCGTTAGGCGATGGTGTTATCACCCTGTACTACCCTACATAAACCCGGAGATACAAATGAATAAGAAGGTTTTCACATTAGCAACCTTGGCTGCCAGCATGTTGTTTGGCGCGGCTGCTCAAGCTGATACCCGTATTGGTGTCACCATCTATAAATATGATGACAACTTTATGTCCGTGGTCCGTAAAGCGATAGAGAAAGATGCTAAAGCATCTCCTGACGTTACCCTACTGATGAATGACTCCCAGAATGATCAATCCAAGCAAAACGATCAAATCGACGTATTGTTGGCTAAGGGGGTAAAAGCGCTGGCAATTAACCTGGTTGACCCAGCAGCAGCGCCAGTGGTTATCGATAAAGCCCGCGCAAACGATGTACCGATTGTGTTTTATAACAAAGAACCTTCACGTAAAGCCTTGGATAGCTATGACAAAGCTTACTATGTGGGCACAGACTCTAAAGAGTCCGGTGTTATTCAGGGTGAGCTGATTGCTAAACATTGGCAAGCCAACCCAGCATGGGATCTGAATAAAGACGGTAAAATTCAATTTGTGTTGCTGAAAGGTGAACCGGGTCATCCAGATGCTGAAGCACGTACCACTTACGTGATTAAGACATTGAATGAAAAAGGTATTCCAACTCAACAATTGCAGTTAGATACCGCAATGTGGGATACCGCGCAGGCCAAAGATAAGATGGATGCATGGTTATCTGGCCCTAACGCAAACAAAATCGAAGTGGTTATTGCCAACAATGATGCGATGGCAATGGGTGCAGTAGAAGCATTGAAAGCACACAATAAAACCAGCGTTCCAGTGTTCGGTGTTGATGCCTTGCCAGAAGCGTTAGCGATGGTGAAATCAGGTCAAATGGCCGGTACAGTGTTGAATGATGCCAACAATCAGGCCAAAGCGACCTTTGATCTGGCTAAAAACCTGGCTGCCGGTAAACCTGCTGCTGAAGGCACAACCTGGAAAATCGACAACAAAATCGTACGTATCCCGTATGTAGGCGTCGATAAAGATAACCTGGCTGAATTTACTAAATAACAGGCGAAACACGATTTACACCCAAGTATTAAGGGTAGAAAGTCATTAACCTTCTAGCCCCGGCACCGAGAATTCGGTACACGGAGCCTGGCACCGGGGCTGAAGGTTTTTTTGTTGCATTGATCCCTATTTTAGAGCGCGCGCTTATTGGTGGGTGGCTATATATCCAGCAAGTCGGTGGCGGTTCTTAGCCAGGTATAATTATGGCCGATATTAATACAGCACAACCCCGCGAGTGGTTGCTGGAAATGAGTAATATCAATAAATCATTTCCGGGTGTAAAGGCGTTAGATAACGTAAATCTTAAAGTGCGGCCAAATTCGATCCATGCCTTAATGGGAGAAAATGGTGCCGGTAAGTCAACGTTATTAAAATGTCTGTTTGGTATCTATAAAAAAGACTCCGGAAGTATTATCTTTCAGGGGCAAGAAATAGAGTTTAAAAGTTCGAAAGAAGCATTAGAGCATGGTGTCTCTATGGTGCATCAGGAATTAAACCTGGTGTTACAACGTACAGTGATGGACAACATGTGGCTGGGCCGCTACCCAACCAAAGGTTTTTTTGTCGATCAAGATAAAATGTACAAAGATACCAAAGCCATCTTCGATGAATTGGATATTGATATTGATCCTCGTGACAAAGTTGCCACGTTATCAGTATCGCAAATGCAAATGATCGAGATAGCCAAGGCATTTTCTTACAATGCCAAGATCGTCATTATGGATGAGCCGACCTCTTCATTAACCGAGAAAGAAGTTAATCATCTTTTTACGATTATCCGCAAATTAAAAGAGCGTGGCTGCGGAATTGTTTATATCTCCCACAAAATGGAAGAGATATTCCAGCTGTGCGACGAAATCACGATATTACGTGATGGTCAGTGGATTGCCACTCAGCCGCTGGAAGGGCTGACCATGGATCAGATAATTTCTATGATGGTGGGGCGCTCACTGAGCCAACGTTTTCCTGACCGCCTGAATACACCCGGTGAGGTTATTCTGGAAGTGAAGAATTTGACCTCGCTGCGCCAACCCTCTATCCGCGATATCTCCTTTGATTTACATAAAGGCGAGATCTTGGGTATTGCCGGGCTGGTGGGAGCAAAACGTACTGATATCGTTGAAACCTTATTTGGTATCCGCGAAAAAGTCTCCGGAACCATTAAATTACACGGCAAAAGTATTAATAACCACAGTGCTAATGAAGCCATTAATCATGGATTTGCACTGGTGACTGAAGAGCGCCGCTCAACCGGAATTTACGCTTATCTCGATGTGGGTTTTAATTCCCTAATATCTAATATTCGTAACTATAAAAATAAATTTGGGCTGCTGGATAATACGCGCATGAAGAGCGATACCCAATGGGTTATCGATGCGATGCGAGTAAAAACGCCGGGTCACCGTACCAGTATCGGTTCATTATCAGGTGGTAATCAGCAGAAAGTAATTATTGGCCGTTGGCTACTGACTCAACCAGAAATATTAATGTTGGATGAGCCGACTCGGGGAATTGATGTCGGTGCGAAGTTTGAAATCTATCAGTTAATGACTGAACTAGCGAAGAAAAACAAAGGGATCATTATTATCTCCTCTGAAATGCCTGAGCTATTAGGGATCACTGACAGAATTTTGGTAATGAGTAATGGTCAGGTTGCAGGAATTGTTGAAACCAAACAAACCACGCAAAATGAAATATTACGCCTTGCATCCTTGCATCTCTAATCTAGTCGAAGGTTCTTATTATGAATGCGTTAAATAAGAAAAGTATGCTCACTTACCTTAAAGAGAGCGGGATTTACGTCGTGTTATTCGTATTGCTGGCAATAATTATTGTCAAGGACCCGACATTTTTAAGCCTGATGAACTTAAGTAATATTCTAACCCAATCTTCCGTGCGTATTATTATCGCACTGGGTGTAGCGGGTCTGATTGTGACTCAAGGGACGGATCTGTCAGCCGGTCGTCAGGTAGGTTTGGCGGCGGTAGTTGCCGCAACCATGCTGCAAGCCATGGACAACGTTAATAAAGTTTTCCCTGATTTACAGACTGTGCCTATTCCAATTGTTATCTTAACCGTCTGTCTGATTGGTGCGATTATTGGTCTGATCAACGGTATTATCATCGCTTATCTGAATGTGACTCCATTTATTACCACATTGGGTACGATGATTATTGTTTACGGTATTAACTCCCTGTATTACGACTTTGTTGGCGCATCACCAATTGCTGGTTTTGACCCTGCATTCTCAACCTTTGCGCAAGGATTTTTACGGTTTGGTGATTTCAAACTCTCCTACATTACTTTCTATGCGCTCATTGCTATCGGCTTTGTTTGGGTATTGTGGAATAAAACTCGCTTTGGCAAAAATATCTTCGCCATCGGCGGCAACCCAGAAGCGGCAAAAGTTTCTGGTGTTAATGTGCCACTGAACTTAATCATGATTTATGCCTTGTCCGGTGTATTCTATGCATTCGGCGGGATGTTGGAAGCTGGCCGTATTGGTAGTGCGACCAACAACCTCGGGTTTATGTATGAGCTAGATGCGATCGCGGCTTGTGTGGTAGGCGGGGTCTCCTTTAGTGGTGGTGTCGGTACGGTTATCGGCGTGGTGACTGGGGTTATTATCTTTACCGTCATTAACTACGGGCTGACTTATATCGGCGTGAACCCTTACTGGCAATACATTATCAAGGGTGCGATCATTATCTTTGCGGTAGCACTGGACTCACTGAAATACGCGAAGAAGAAATAATCAGTTATTGGCCGTAAAGCCACGATAAAAATGAAAACCAGTCTGGGAATATCCTGACTGGTTTTTACTTTTTGATGTAAATGAGAAGTGATTTCAATAGGCGGGGAGATCACTAAATTTTGATTAAATTGTTTATTAACCCAGATCAAGCTTATCGCGGGTTAATATATATTTCTTTATTTCAATGCCTTAAAGTATCCACCATCTATTTTTGAGCTTAATGACTTTGGGAATATATGGATAGCGCAAAAAAACTACCCCGTCCCACATTGGCTCAGGTTTGGCAAGACACACTACTCACGGTATCGAAAAAATTATTATTACTCCGAGATATCACCGAGTTAGTTAATGAGCTCAGCAAGATCTCTTTTTCGGTAGTGCGTTTTCAACGTGTCAATTTATTGCTGCTTAATCCGCTGTATAACCAAATAACTCTTTATACCCATGATGATGTCACCGATACAGTCACAGGGTCGCAAAATATCCTATTTGCTGAAGGCCCGGGCGCTCTGGCATGGCAGCAACAAATACCTTTGCAGAGTGATCATCCGCGTATGCAAAGGGAATTTGCGTCTGTCTGTAATTTGGGGCCTTATCAGCGGCTACATTCAGGCTGCCATTTTCCCTTGGGCCATGATAATCACTGGTCAGGTTGTGTTGAGTTTATTAAGACTGACGACAGTGAGTTCGATGAGCAGGCGATGACCTTTCTGGGATTATTGGCCGATGTAGTCGCTATTGCGGTGGATAATATCGCTGAAATAGATCGGGCATTTTCTGAACGTGAAAAACTGCGCTTTGAACGGGATCACTACCGGATATTAGTGGATGTCACTAATACGGTTATTTCTAAACTAGAATTGGATGTCTTAGCGGCCGAGGTTTCGAAAGAGATACACCGCTTTTTCAATATCGATTATATCAGTCTGGCGATATGCGGCAGCCAAAACGATAAAAATAAACTGCATCTCTTTTCGGCCCGCTACCAAACGGGTAAAACAGTGCAGCATCAGCAAGCCAGGATGGATATCACCGGCACCTTAGCGGGGCAAGTTTTACACAGCCGGGAATTATTGCTAGTTAATTTGGCGGATATTTCTCTCTTGGCCCCTGAAGATAAACAATTGGCGAATATGTTGGATGATGGTTTGCAGGTAGTTTGCCTGTTACCACTCTTTTTCGGCCATAAGATGCTGGGTATATTAACACTGGCGCAATGTCAGAGTGATATTTTCACCGACAGTAATCTCAAACTGTTACGGCAAATTGCCGCCCGCATTGCCATTGCTGTGGACAATGCCTTAGCTTATAACGAAATTAGCCGTCTGAAAGACTCACTGGTAAATGAGAATCTCTATCTAACGGATCAGATTATTCATAATGAGGAGTTCGGCGAAATAATTGGTCATAGTGCTGGCATTAAAGCGGTGCTGGAACAGGTCGAAATGGTGGCGTCCAGTGATTGCACGGTACTGATCCTCGGCGAAACTGGCACCGGTAAAGAGTTAATTGCCCGCGCGATCCATAATTTAAGTCAGCGTAAGAATAAGCGCATGGTGAAAATGAACTGTGCGGCGATCCCCTCCGGATTAATGGAGAGTGATCTGTTTGGTCATGAAAAGGGGGCATATACCGGTGCGTCATCACAGCGTATTGGCCGATTTGAGATGGCCGATGGCGGTACACTCTTTCTCGATGAAGTTGGGGATATTCCCCTGGAGCTGCAACCGAAACTCCTGCGGGTATTACAAGAGCGGGAAATAGAGCGTTTGGGGGGCAGTAAAATTATTCCGGTGGATGTTCGGCTGATTGCAGCAACCAATCGTGACTTAAAATTGATGATGGTCAATCGCGAATATCGCAGTGATCTCTACTATCGACTCAATGTTTTTCCTATTGTGATCCCCCCCCTTCGCGAGCGGCCAGAAGATATCCCCCTGCTGGTGAAATTTTTCACTAAGAAAATAGCCAAACGCATGAATCGCGTCATCGATACTATTCCCAGTGAAACATTACGTTTACTGAGTCGTTTACCCTGGCCGGGGAATATTCGCGAACTGGAGAATGTAATTGAGCGAGCGGTCATTCTCAGCCGGGGCACAACACTGAATTTGCAGTTACAAGAGTTGGAATATCACTTATCGCCGTTAGAGGTCGCCAAACCGGCAGCGGAACGGGTCGTTCGTAAAGCGTTGTTACCTGAAAGCGAAGAGCCGGAATTTTCAGAATCTGAACGCGCACGCATTATTCGCGTATTACGTGAGACCAATGGTGTGGTCGCTGGCGCAAAAGGAGCGGCAATTAAGCTGGGGTTAAAACGCACCACCTTGTTATCTCGTATGCAACGATTAGGAATATCAGTAAAAAGTATTGAAGAAGAGGATGGGATAGCTGAGTAAATCTGTTTTTGTCAGTGCTGATTACCAATAGAGTTGAATCAAGGGGAAACACGCCGTTGGGATTGTAGCGGCGTAAGTCACCGAACTGCCCCAGGGCGTGGTCAATCTTGACTCACTACAGCTTATACGCCGTGTAGTGAGTCATCACTATTTCAATTAACGGCGGCTGCTCTACTTAACCGTGCTTTTAACTGGCTATACTCCTGT comes from Yersinia bercovieri ATCC 43970 and encodes:
- a CDS encoding YbfB/YjiJ family MFS transporter, giving the protein MALRIAISGFLALVVAMGIGRFAFTPQVPLMIAEHQFTLTGAGLVAAFNYLGYLFGAFDAMRASRHVERRLWLGLWGAVALTLLSAVVDGPWWHGVVRFAIGWASGWSMVLIAAWTNERLAHFGRPALSAAVFAGPGAGIFISGMLAVLIHSYELSAAQAWILYGVLALVIIAAISINLPRSGELHRPHIAAVPLILTPALKRLVWSYSLAGFGYILPATFLSQMASARFPDSLFAQFVWPVFGGAAVIGITIGILTRHCLTAQTRLALTLWVQALGVLCAELVPGVSGLALGALLTGGGFLSVVQLSLQHGRELAPEHTRYMAGLLTTGYAIGQLVGPILSAISTALTHRLEPALYVAVVALVIAGALVIKTPARAREAVVVG
- the folE gene encoding GTP cyclohydrolase I FolE — its product is MSSLSKEAELVHEALLARGLETPLRKQELDAETRKTLIQEHMTQVMQLLNLDLTDDSLADTPRRIAKMYVDEIFSGLDYENFPKITLIENKMKVDEMVTVRDITLTSTCEHHFVTIDGKATVAYIPKDSVIGLSKINRIVQFFAQRPQVQERLTQQILLALQTLLGTNNVAVSIDAVHYCVKARGIRDATSATTTTSLGGLFKSSQNTRQEFLRAVRHNS
- the yeiB gene encoding DUF418 domain-containing protein YeiB; translation: MRQRIATLDSARGLAILGILLLNISAFGLPKAAYLNPAYLGLPSLSDSWSWAILDIVAQAKFLSIFAILFGAGLELLLKRGKGWIRARLSLLLLLGLIHGIFFWDGDILFAYGLIGLVCWRMIRDAKDAASLLRTGAVLYLLGVAVLLLLGFVTSGEPGRFWQPGPADLQYEQFWKLQGGMEAWKNRLDLLSSNLIAIGAQYGWELAGSMLFGAGLMRSGWLRGEFSLHHYRLIAAWLIPLSLLIQIPGVALQWAVGWDYRWTGFLLQVPRELGAPLQALGYLALLYGFWPTLSGLRVSHWLSQVGRMALSNYLLQTLICTLLFYHFGLYQQLDRLQLLAVVPLVWLCNILFSLFWLGYFSQGPVEWLWRKLTAYACGQSLQPRNTKP
- the galS gene encoding HTH-type transcriptional regulator GalS; the encoded protein is MAALHSSGNSITIRDVASRAGVSLATVSRVLNNSAAIRPETRAAVLKAVSELGYRPNANAQALATQTSDTVGVVVMDVSDPFFGALVKAVDTVAQRHQKYVLIGNSYHQADKERHAIEVLLRQRCNSLVVHAKALSDGELIGFLEQVPGMVLINRIIPGFEHRCVGLDNVSGAQMACRLLLKQGHQRIGFLGSNHPIDDVMQRQTGYRNALEAAGITALDSWRAYGTPDLAGGERAMIDLLGRNLQLSAVFAYNDSMAAGALAALKENGISVPEQFSLVGFDDIPIARYTSPKLSTIRYPIVSMATLATELALAGANHPLDPQATYCFTPTLVPRHSVAICGGAH
- the mglB gene encoding galactose/glucose ABC transporter substrate-binding protein MglB, whose translation is MNKKVFTLATLAASMLFGAAAQADTRIGVTIYKYDDNFMSVVRKAIEKDAKASPDVTLLMNDSQNDQSKQNDQIDVLLAKGVKALAINLVDPAAAPVVIDKARANDVPIVFYNKEPSRKALDSYDKAYYVGTDSKESGVIQGELIAKHWQANPAWDLNKDGKIQFVLLKGEPGHPDAEARTTYVIKTLNEKGIPTQQLQLDTAMWDTAQAKDKMDAWLSGPNANKIEVVIANNDAMAMGAVEALKAHNKTSVPVFGVDALPEALAMVKSGQMAGTVLNDANNQAKATFDLAKNLAAGKPAAEGTTWKIDNKIVRIPYVGVDKDNLAEFTK
- the mglA gene encoding galactose/methyl galactoside ABC transporter ATP-binding protein MglA, which produces MADINTAQPREWLLEMSNINKSFPGVKALDNVNLKVRPNSIHALMGENGAGKSTLLKCLFGIYKKDSGSIIFQGQEIEFKSSKEALEHGVSMVHQELNLVLQRTVMDNMWLGRYPTKGFFVDQDKMYKDTKAIFDELDIDIDPRDKVATLSVSQMQMIEIAKAFSYNAKIVIMDEPTSSLTEKEVNHLFTIIRKLKERGCGIVYISHKMEEIFQLCDEITILRDGQWIATQPLEGLTMDQIISMMVGRSLSQRFPDRLNTPGEVILEVKNLTSLRQPSIRDISFDLHKGEILGIAGLVGAKRTDIVETLFGIREKVSGTIKLHGKSINNHSANEAINHGFALVTEERRSTGIYAYLDVGFNSLISNIRNYKNKFGLLDNTRMKSDTQWVIDAMRVKTPGHRTSIGSLSGGNQQKVIIGRWLLTQPEILMLDEPTRGIDVGAKFEIYQLMTELAKKNKGIIIISSEMPELLGITDRILVMSNGQVAGIVETKQTTQNEILRLASLHL
- the mglC gene encoding galactose/methyl galactoside ABC transporter permease MglC; the protein is MNALNKKSMLTYLKESGIYVVLFVLLAIIIVKDPTFLSLMNLSNILTQSSVRIIIALGVAGLIVTQGTDLSAGRQVGLAAVVAATMLQAMDNVNKVFPDLQTVPIPIVILTVCLIGAIIGLINGIIIAYLNVTPFITTLGTMIIVYGINSLYYDFVGASPIAGFDPAFSTFAQGFLRFGDFKLSYITFYALIAIGFVWVLWNKTRFGKNIFAIGGNPEAAKVSGVNVPLNLIMIYALSGVFYAFGGMLEAGRIGSATNNLGFMYELDAIAACVVGGVSFSGGVGTVIGVVTGVIIFTVINYGLTYIGVNPYWQYIIKGAIIIFAVALDSLKYAKKK
- the flhA gene encoding formate hydrogenlyase transcriptional activator FlhA, whose protein sequence is MDSAKKLPRPTLAQVWQDTLLTVSKKLLLLRDITELVNELSKISFSVVRFQRVNLLLLNPLYNQITLYTHDDVTDTVTGSQNILFAEGPGALAWQQQIPLQSDHPRMQREFASVCNLGPYQRLHSGCHFPLGHDNHWSGCVEFIKTDDSEFDEQAMTFLGLLADVVAIAVDNIAEIDRAFSEREKLRFERDHYRILVDVTNTVISKLELDVLAAEVSKEIHRFFNIDYISLAICGSQNDKNKLHLFSARYQTGKTVQHQQARMDITGTLAGQVLHSRELLLVNLADISLLAPEDKQLANMLDDGLQVVCLLPLFFGHKMLGILTLAQCQSDIFTDSNLKLLRQIAARIAIAVDNALAYNEISRLKDSLVNENLYLTDQIIHNEEFGEIIGHSAGIKAVLEQVEMVASSDCTVLILGETGTGKELIARAIHNLSQRKNKRMVKMNCAAIPSGLMESDLFGHEKGAYTGASSQRIGRFEMADGGTLFLDEVGDIPLELQPKLLRVLQEREIERLGGSKIIPVDVRLIAATNRDLKLMMVNREYRSDLYYRLNVFPIVIPPLRERPEDIPLLVKFFTKKIAKRMNRVIDTIPSETLRLLSRLPWPGNIRELENVIERAVILSRGTTLNLQLQELEYHLSPLEVAKPAAERVVRKALLPESEEPEFSESERARIIRVLRETNGVVAGAKGAAIKLGLKRTTLLSRMQRLGISVKSIEEEDGIAE